The Lacrimispora xylanolytica genome has a segment encoding these proteins:
- a CDS encoding ABC transporter permease: MRFSDLLSMSANNLRRRKLRTFLTVLGVWIGTASIVVMVSLGIGFNQLTMDQIASYGSLTEISVYSGERMNQDSKDSKYMTDDVIRQFEKIEHVKAVSPLLQVNVLMKQGAYESNTTITGVTQEYMKDIPLKEGQIPEAGDNELKMVVGNMVIRDFYNPKSSNRMFGDTSNLPDIDFMNRPMFVIFDMDAYYQAQNGGTASDGKTPIKPPKKYLLHTSGLVKGTPEEYNNYSYSVYVDIDTLKTQLKQIFKKKPIPNQPTTKKGKPYNYFIYNQSVIQVDDMKNVALVQKAVSDMGFQANSNMEWLEQSQKQAKMVQALLGGIGAVSLFVAAIGIANTMMMSIYERTKEIGILKVLGCDMNVIRNMFLLESGFIGFFGGVAGIAFSYGISFLINKFLASRFMPDMPGDLSQIPIWLSTTAIGFAIFVGMAAGFFPALRAMKLSPLAAIRNE; the protein is encoded by the coding sequence ATGAGATTTAGTGATTTGCTCTCCATGAGTGCAAATAATTTAAGACGGAGAAAACTAAGGACATTTTTGACGGTTTTGGGAGTCTGGATCGGAACGGCTTCCATTGTAGTTATGGTCTCCTTAGGAATCGGTTTTAATCAGCTAACCATGGACCAGATTGCTTCTTACGGCAGCCTTACGGAAATATCCGTATATTCCGGTGAACGGATGAATCAGGACAGCAAGGATTCCAAATACATGACTGATGATGTGATCCGGCAATTTGAAAAAATTGAACACGTGAAAGCGGTTTCCCCGCTATTGCAGGTAAACGTACTGATGAAGCAGGGAGCTTATGAATCCAATACTACCATTACAGGTGTCACCCAGGAATATATGAAGGATATTCCTCTGAAAGAAGGGCAGATCCCGGAAGCAGGTGATAATGAGCTAAAGATGGTGGTGGGAAATATGGTCATAAGAGACTTTTATAATCCCAAAAGCTCTAACCGTATGTTTGGTGATACCAGTAACCTTCCGGATATTGATTTTATGAACCGGCCCATGTTTGTAATCTTTGATATGGATGCTTACTACCAGGCTCAAAACGGAGGAACTGCTTCCGATGGGAAGACTCCTATAAAACCTCCAAAGAAATATCTGTTGCACACCAGCGGATTGGTGAAGGGCACGCCGGAAGAATATAATAACTACAGTTATAGTGTATATGTAGACATAGATACCTTAAAAACCCAGTTAAAACAAATTTTCAAGAAAAAACCCATACCAAATCAGCCAACCACAAAGAAAGGAAAGCCTTACAACTATTTTATCTATAATCAGTCTGTGATCCAGGTAGATGATATGAAGAATGTTGCTCTGGTTCAAAAGGCAGTCTCTGATATGGGATTTCAGGCAAACTCTAATATGGAGTGGCTGGAGCAGTCCCAAAAGCAGGCTAAGATGGTTCAGGCGCTTTTAGGCGGTATCGGTGCGGTTTCTCTGTTTGTTGCTGCTATCGGTATTGCAAATACCATGATGATGTCCATTTATGAAAGAACCAAGGAGATTGGTATTCTTAAGGTGTTGGGCTGTGATATGAATGTAATCAGAAACATGTTTCTATTAGAATCAGGTTTTATCGGCTTTTTCGGAGGTGTGGCAGGCATTGCCTTCAGCTATGGAATTTCTTTCCTGATCAATAAGTTTTTGGCCAGCCGGTTCATGCCGGATATGCCAGGTGATCTGTCACAAATTCCCATATGGTTATCCACAACTGCCATCGGCTTTGCTATTTTTGTAGGAATGGCGGCAGGCTTCTTCCCGGCATTAAGGGCCATGAAGCTCAGTCCCTTGGCAGCCATTCGGAATGAATAA
- a CDS encoding IMP cyclohydrolase: MNLISLKDELKNNSYPGRGIVIGKTPDGTKAVAAYFIMGRSENSRNRIFAQEGQGIRTQAFDPSKLTDPSLIIYAPVRVLGNKTIVTNGDQTDTIYNGLDHKLSFEQSLRSREFEPDSPNYTPRISGIMHLEEGEFHYDMSILKSNHGDPRACNRYTFSYENPLAGEAHFIHTYMQDGEPLISFQGEPKLVEVLDDMDAFTELVWDSLNEENKVSLFVRYIDIKTGAFESRIVNKNK, from the coding sequence ATGAATTTGATTTCTTTAAAGGACGAATTAAAGAACAATTCTTATCCCGGAAGAGGGATCGTAATCGGAAAGACCCCGGATGGGACAAAGGCAGTGGCTGCTTATTTTATTATGGGAAGAAGTGAAAACAGCCGTAACCGGATATTTGCTCAGGAAGGACAGGGAATTCGTACTCAGGCATTTGATCCCTCTAAGCTGACAGACCCCAGTTTAATTATTTATGCTCCAGTAAGAGTTCTTGGAAATAAGACCATTGTAACAAACGGTGATCAGACAGATACCATTTACAATGGATTGGATCATAAGCTCAGCTTTGAGCAATCCCTTCGTTCCAGAGAATTTGAACCGGACAGCCCCAACTATACCCCTCGCATTTCAGGGATTATGCATTTAGAAGAAGGTGAATTTCACTATGACATGTCCATCTTAAAAAGTAATCATGGAGATCCCAGGGCCTGTAACCGCTATACCTTTTCTTATGAAAATCCGCTGGCTGGAGAGGCTCACTTTATTCATACCTACATGCAGGATGGAGAACCCCTTATAAGCTTTCAGGGGGAGCCAAAGCTGGTTGAAGTACTTGATGATATGGATGCATTTACAGAGCTTGTTTGGGATAGCCTAAATGAAGAGAATAAGGTATCCCTGTTTGTCAGATATATTGATATTAAAACAGGGGCGTTTGAGTCGAGAATCGTAAATAAAAACAAATAA
- a CDS encoding phosphoribosylaminoimidazolecarboxamide formyltransferase codes for MNELELKYGCNPNQKPSRIFMQDGKELPIQVLSGRPGYINFLDAFNGWQLVKELKEATGLPAAASFKHVSPAGAAVGLPLNDVLSKIYWVEDMKDLSPLACAYARARGADRMSAFGDFISLSDICDVDTAKIIKREVSDGVIAPGFEPEALEILKAKKNGNYNVIQIDPDYVPEPLETKQVYGVVFEQGRNELKIDGELLKDVVTKNQEIPDSGKMDLIISLITLKYTQSNSVCYAKGGQAIGIGAGQQSRVHCTRLAGSKADNWFLRQAPQVLELPFVDEIRRADRDNAIDIYIGEEYMDVLADGRWESIFKVKPPVFSSEEKRAWLDQLSGVSLGSDAFFPFGDNIDRAYKSGVKYVAQPGGSVRDDQVIETCNKYGMAMAFTKIRLFHH; via the coding sequence ATGAACGAGCTGGAATTAAAATATGGTTGTAACCCGAATCAGAAACCATCCCGTATATTTATGCAGGACGGGAAAGAACTGCCGATTCAAGTTTTGAGCGGCCGCCCCGGATATATTAATTTCCTGGATGCTTTTAATGGCTGGCAATTGGTAAAAGAATTGAAAGAGGCCACCGGACTTCCGGCAGCAGCTTCCTTTAAGCATGTTTCTCCCGCTGGAGCTGCGGTAGGTCTTCCTCTTAATGATGTATTGTCAAAAATCTACTGGGTAGAAGATATGAAGGACTTATCTCCATTGGCCTGTGCCTATGCAAGAGCAAGAGGTGCTGACCGTATGTCTGCCTTTGGGGATTTTATTTCCTTATCTGATATTTGTGATGTGGATACTGCCAAAATCATTAAGCGGGAAGTATCCGATGGTGTTATTGCCCCTGGATTTGAGCCTGAGGCATTGGAAATTTTAAAGGCCAAAAAGAATGGTAATTATAACGTAATTCAGATCGATCCTGATTATGTACCAGAGCCTCTTGAAACGAAACAGGTGTATGGAGTTGTGTTTGAGCAGGGAAGAAATGAACTGAAAATAGATGGAGAGCTGTTAAAGGACGTTGTTACTAAGAATCAGGAGATTCCGGATTCCGGGAAAATGGATCTTATTATCTCTCTCATAACCTTAAAATACACCCAGTCAAACTCCGTTTGCTATGCAAAAGGGGGACAGGCCATTGGAATTGGGGCAGGGCAGCAGTCAAGAGTCCATTGTACCAGACTGGCAGGAAGCAAGGCTGATAACTGGTTTCTGCGACAGGCACCCCAGGTATTAGAGCTGCCATTTGTGGATGAGATCCGCCGGGCAGACAGAGACAATGCCATTGATATTTATATTGGTGAGGAATATATGGATGTCCTGGCTGACGGAAGATGGGAAAGTATTTTTAAAGTGAAGCCTCCTGTATTTTCCTCTGAGGAAAAAAGGGCCTGGCTGGATCAGCTTTCGGGGGTTTCGTTAGGCTCAGATGCATTTTTCCCATTTGGGGACAACATAGACCGGGCTTATAAAAGCGGGGTCAAGTATGTGGCCCAGCCTGGCGGTTCCGTTCGGGATGATCAGGTAATTGAAACATGCAACAAATATGGAATGGCAATGGCATTTACCAAAATCCGCCTGTTTCATCATTAG
- a CDS encoding glycoside hydrolase family 27 protein produces MKNQIMLQTPPMGWNSYDYYDTTVNEDQIKANADYMAAHLKDFGWEYIVVDIQWYAYGAGTRRDKYQYIPFGKVEIDEYSRLIPCSERFPSSAGGNGFAPLAHYIHKLGLKFGIHIMRGIPRIAAHTHGKLMGTDKTANEIADPGSVCSWNPDMYGVIPGVEGAQEYYDSIIELYASWGVDFIKCDDICRMDVPSAKQEIVMLHKAIKKCGRPMVLSLSPGPALIHESWHYSTYANMWRITDDFWDDWKYLLPMFERCEIWQNHVSEGNYPDCDMLPVGMIGKGFGQERPTRFTREEQITMMSLWCMFRSPLMIGGELTLLDDWTLKLLTNKAVLKLLTDSEGARQLWRDDHHCLWLSHDKTDETQYLAVFNLSNEERPILIEADMAGLSSFCGLTLTELWTGKSKSLEEKDMSITLPGHGAAIYRYHP; encoded by the coding sequence ATGAAAAATCAGATCATGTTACAGACTCCTCCCATGGGTTGGAACAGCTACGATTATTATGATACGACCGTAAATGAGGATCAGATCAAGGCCAATGCAGACTATATGGCAGCACATTTAAAGGATTTTGGGTGGGAATACATTGTAGTGGATATTCAGTGGTATGCTTACGGGGCAGGAACCAGGAGGGACAAGTACCAGTACATACCCTTTGGGAAAGTGGAAATAGATGAATATTCCAGACTGATTCCCTGCTCAGAGCGTTTTCCATCATCAGCCGGGGGAAATGGGTTCGCCCCTCTGGCTCACTATATCCATAAGCTGGGACTTAAATTTGGCATTCATATCATGCGTGGAATTCCAAGAATTGCTGCACATACCCATGGAAAGCTTATGGGAACGGATAAGACGGCCAATGAAATAGCGGATCCCGGGTCTGTGTGTTCCTGGAATCCTGATATGTATGGTGTGATACCTGGCGTAGAAGGGGCTCAGGAATATTACGACTCCATCATAGAACTTTATGCCAGCTGGGGCGTGGACTTTATAAAATGCGATGATATATGCCGAATGGATGTCCCGTCAGCAAAGCAGGAAATAGTAATGCTTCATAAGGCCATCAAAAAGTGCGGCCGCCCTATGGTGTTAAGCCTTTCTCCAGGCCCTGCACTGATTCATGAATCATGGCATTACAGTACCTATGCAAACATGTGGCGTATTACCGATGATTTTTGGGATGATTGGAAATACCTTCTTCCCATGTTTGAGCGCTGTGAAATCTGGCAGAACCATGTGAGCGAAGGAAATTATCCAGATTGCGACATGCTGCCTGTTGGAATGATCGGCAAAGGATTTGGTCAGGAACGGCCTACGAGATTTACCAGAGAAGAACAGATTACCATGATGTCGCTTTGGTGCATGTTCCGGTCACCGCTTATGATTGGTGGAGAATTGACGCTCCTTGATGACTGGACCCTTAAGCTGTTGACGAATAAGGCGGTCTTAAAGCTTTTAACTGATTCAGAAGGTGCCAGGCAGTTATGGAGAGATGACCATCATTGTCTCTGGCTGAGTCATGATAAAACAGATGAGACACAATACCTTGCTGTCTTTAATCTTTCCAATGAAGAACGCCCCATCTTAATAGAAGCAGATATGGCAGGCCTTTCAAGCTTCTGCGGTCTTACCCTTACAGAGCTATGGACGGGTAAGAGTAAATCTTTAGAAGAAAAAGATATGTCCATTACTCTGCCCGGACATGGAGCTGCCATCTATCGATATCACCCATAA
- a CDS encoding cytochrome b5 domain-containing protein, producing the protein MEMELVLDFVGKGLRKINSDVEKLRSDQFNREDILDTLSSEIVMLESHIQYFNQLIQPVYQEENNGTQPQGGSQPQEGSQPQNGSQPQNGSQPQEGSQPQEGSQPQEGSQPQNGTQPPNGTQSPNGTQPQNGEESENGTEPEEGTREFTLEELAQYNGKDGQPAYVAVNGVVYNVTDNPLWAGGSHFFGLTAGRNLTSEFQMCHPGAMVLSVLPIVGTLVTPQMS; encoded by the coding sequence ATGGAAATGGAACTGGTACTAGATTTTGTAGGCAAAGGCTTGAGAAAAATCAATTCAGATGTGGAGAAACTGCGTTCTGATCAGTTTAACCGTGAAGATATACTGGATACTCTAAGCAGTGAGATCGTTATGCTGGAAAGCCACATTCAATATTTTAATCAGCTTATCCAGCCAGTATATCAGGAGGAGAACAACGGAACTCAGCCTCAGGGGGGAAGTCAGCCCCAGGAAGGAAGTCAGCCCCAGAACGGAAGTCAGCCCCAGAACGGAAGTCAGCCCCAGGAAGGAAGTCAGCCCCAGGAAGGAAGTCAGCCCCAGGAAGGAAGTCAGCCCCAGAATGGGACCCAGCCCCCAAATGGCACCCAATCCCCTAATGGGACTCAGCCGCAGAACGGAGAGGAATCTGAAAATGGCACGGAACCAGAGGAAGGTACCCGGGAATTTACTTTGGAAGAACTGGCACAATACAACGGAAAAGATGGTCAGCCTGCTTATGTAGCGGTAAACGGAGTGGTATATAATGTTACTGACAATCCTTTATGGGCAGGAGGGAGCCACTTTTTTGGACTTACAGCAGGGAGAAATTTGACCAGTGAGTTTCAGATGTGTCATCCAGGAGCCATGGTATTAAGCGTGCTCCCGATTGTAGGCACTCTTGTGACACCTCAAATGAGCTGA
- a CDS encoding recombinase family protein, producing MEKVKDQFAIYSRKSKFTGKGESIGNQIELCRQYLCSHYGESYGENAYVYEDEGFSGGNLDRPQFKKMMQEAKKKRFTAIVCYRLDRISRNIGDFANLIEELNEMHISFISIKEQFDTSSPMGRAMMYIASVFSQLERETIAERIRDNMHELSKSGRWLGGTTPTGYKSQSVKTLTEEGKVKKAYQLRLVPEEAKLVRLIYETFMETGSLTQTETYLIQNGYKTKYNRLFSRFAIKAILRNPVYMTADMEAYDYLKKKKVDLFAEKEEFNGQFGVIAYNRTLQKPGKAHEMREMDEWIVAVGKHEGLIPGAMWVKVQKQLDRNKSKNYRKPRSNVALMSGLLYCSECGDYMRPKLSGRFNQEGEQIYSYLCTMKERSRMKCCGMNNPNGNLLDQMVLEEIKKIAENKEELALQLNQYEKLLDEGRQESEADILRLNEEILHLDEEISGLVASLKKAGGTAAEEYIVAQIEELHQRKEEISSHLERLKVSLINQELSDGEAELVKKTLSSFSNTLDTMDVEQKRMAVRAFIKRAVWDGKNIHLYFIGSEEPSGESSK from the coding sequence ATGGAAAAAGTGAAAGATCAATTTGCAATATATTCAAGAAAATCAAAATTCACCGGAAAAGGGGAGAGTATCGGGAATCAGATTGAATTATGCAGGCAGTATCTGTGCAGCCATTATGGAGAAAGCTATGGGGAAAATGCCTATGTTTATGAAGATGAAGGTTTTTCTGGAGGAAACCTGGACCGGCCTCAGTTTAAAAAGATGATGCAGGAGGCAAAAAAGAAACGATTTACTGCAATTGTCTGTTATCGTCTTGATAGAATCAGCCGTAATATTGGCGATTTCGCAAATCTGATTGAGGAATTGAATGAGATGCATATTTCCTTTATTTCAATCAAGGAACAGTTTGACACCTCTTCCCCAATGGGAAGGGCCATGATGTATATAGCCTCTGTATTCTCCCAGCTGGAGAGAGAGACTATTGCAGAGAGGATCCGGGATAACATGCATGAACTGTCAAAAAGCGGAAGGTGGCTGGGCGGAACGACTCCGACTGGTTATAAGTCTCAAAGTGTTAAAACCCTTACAGAAGAGGGGAAGGTTAAAAAAGCATATCAGTTAAGGCTCGTTCCTGAGGAAGCCAAGCTTGTTCGCCTGATATATGAAACGTTTATGGAAACAGGATCTCTAACACAAACGGAAACGTATCTGATTCAAAATGGATATAAGACCAAATATAACCGGCTGTTCAGCCGCTTTGCCATTAAGGCAATTCTTAGGAATCCTGTTTATATGACAGCTGATATGGAGGCCTATGATTATCTGAAGAAAAAAAAGGTGGATTTATTTGCGGAAAAGGAAGAATTTAATGGCCAATTTGGTGTTATAGCATACAATCGTACCCTTCAAAAGCCTGGAAAAGCTCATGAGATGAGAGAGATGGATGAATGGATTGTCGCCGTTGGAAAGCATGAAGGCCTTATTCCTGGGGCCATGTGGGTCAAGGTTCAAAAGCAGCTTGACCGGAATAAATCTAAAAATTATAGAAAACCAAGGAGCAATGTGGCCCTGATGTCCGGCCTTTTATACTGCAGTGAATGCGGAGATTATATGAGGCCAAAGCTATCCGGCCGTTTCAATCAGGAGGGAGAACAAATTTATTCCTATTTGTGTACCATGAAGGAAAGAAGCCGAATGAAATGCTGCGGCATGAACAATCCAAACGGAAATCTTCTTGATCAGATGGTATTAGAGGAAATTAAAAAGATAGCTGAGAATAAGGAGGAATTGGCACTACAGTTAAATCAATATGAAAAACTTCTTGACGAGGGCCGTCAGGAATCAGAAGCAGATATATTGCGTCTGAATGAGGAAATTCTACATTTGGATGAAGAAATTTCCGGTCTTGTTGCCTCTTTGAAAAAAGCAGGAGGAACAGCGGCAGAAGAATATATAGTTGCCCAGATTGAAGAGCTTCATCAGAGGAAAGAGGAAATAAGCAGCCATTTAGAAAGGCTTAAGGTATCCTTAATCAACCAGGAGCTTTCCGACGGGGAGGCAGAGCTTGTTAAAAAAACATTATCTTCCTTTTCAAACACTCTGGACACCATGGATGTGGAGCAGAAGCGAATGGCAGTCCGGGCATTTATAAAGAGAGCCGTGTGGGATGGAAAAAACATACATTTATATTTTATAGGGTCAGAAGAGCCGTCAGGAGAGTCTAGCAAATGA
- a CDS encoding polysaccharide deacetylase family protein, with protein sequence MKRNVRFLLTSALVLTVGLLKFTNVYAQETTSANIVDVKAAAYAGNVYLTFDDGPNNATSQTLISNLKKAGCYQATLFVWGNKIAGNQAAWNAYVNSGFSLQNHSWTHSQMSSWSYQQVYNDFQKCNQAIQNAGKPRPTKVRLPYLYNNNTITQACSALGLSIVTPTVYTSDWEGASTQTIINSCNNLRAGGNPLMHDAYQTTLQALPTIVNNLKNRGFGFAQY encoded by the coding sequence ATGAAACGAAACGTAAGATTTCTACTGACATCTGCATTGGTACTGACCGTAGGGTTATTAAAGTTTACCAACGTTTATGCCCAGGAGACGACATCAGCAAACATAGTTGATGTGAAAGCGGCAGCTTATGCCGGGAATGTATACCTTACCTTTGATGACGGCCCGAATAATGCAACTTCACAAACTTTAATATCCAATCTTAAGAAAGCTGGATGCTACCAGGCAACATTATTTGTCTGGGGAAACAAAATTGCCGGCAATCAGGCTGCATGGAATGCCTATGTAAACTCAGGCTTCAGCCTTCAAAATCACAGCTGGACTCATTCTCAGATGAGCAGCTGGAGCTATCAGCAGGTTTATAACGATTTCCAGAAATGCAACCAGGCCATTCAAAACGCTGGTAAGCCAAGGCCAACCAAGGTGAGATTACCCTATCTTTACAACAATAATACCATCACTCAGGCATGTTCCGCATTAGGCTTATCCATTGTTACTCCGACTGTCTATACAAGCGACTGGGAAGGCGCGAGTACACAGACAATTATCAACTCCTGTAATAATTTAAGGGCTGGCGGAAATCCTCTGATGCATGATGCCTATCAGACGACACTTCAGGCACTTCCGACAATCGTTAATAATTTAAAAAATCGTGGCTTCGGTTTTGCGCAGTATTAA
- a CDS encoding WD40/YVTN/BNR-like repeat-containing protein: MKKKLWLPLLLLFLLIAVSFVYFRKEASRTWEQANGPYGGYILCMAAEKEKVFAGTQGSGVFVSTNEGAGWKAANDGLDSDHVYSLAISGTMIFAGTSAGIYSSPMDEIRWQSVDSKYQDVMVYSIAGTDEKLYAGTSKGILYSADHGINWKEMNEGLTSSNVNSIVVSGTDLFAGTEEGGIYRSSDQGDHWIQVNNGLTNLQVTSLAASNSAIYAGTLGGGIFMSDNNGESWQSLDMGETSKNVNSLSIKETNVFAGTEEGIFLFDGTGWKAVNNGLTNHYVYTLIADDSCIYAGTNGGGVFVSLDDGESWNKINEGLMNTHISSFASHNKEVYAGTSGAGVFVSQDGGLNWKEAGAGLTNPFVFSLAINDTGIFAGTNGGGIFLSTDQGKTWNEMNSGLTNKFVYSIAINGNDIFAGTFGGGIFRSSDNGNSWESVNQDITNYYISSLAVSGKELYAGTFGSGVFRSFDNGENWEEVNNGITNAQIFSLTGNESFILAATPGDGVFLSTNKGDSWKPVNSGLTSGNINALAVSKSAVLAGTYGGGMYHSFDEGKNWSDFNAGLESIDVYSILIGDNNVLAGTSGKGVWTRSDK; this comes from the coding sequence ATGAAGAAAAAGCTTTGGCTGCCTTTATTGCTTCTTTTTCTGCTGATTGCTGTATCTTTTGTATATTTCAGGAAAGAAGCATCGAGGACATGGGAGCAGGCCAATGGTCCATATGGAGGATATATCTTATGCATGGCAGCTGAGAAGGAAAAGGTTTTTGCGGGAACGCAAGGAAGCGGTGTCTTTGTCTCCACCAATGAGGGGGCTGGCTGGAAAGCTGCGAATGATGGCTTAGACAGCGATCATGTATATTCCCTGGCCATTAGCGGGACAATGATATTTGCAGGAACCAGCGCGGGCATCTATTCCTCACCAATGGATGAGATACGCTGGCAAAGTGTAGATTCTAAGTATCAGGATGTTATGGTCTATTCCATTGCAGGAACAGATGAGAAGCTCTATGCAGGAACCAGCAAAGGCATTCTATATTCTGCAGATCATGGCATAAACTGGAAAGAGATGAACGAGGGTTTAACTTCAAGCAATGTAAATTCAATAGTCGTAAGTGGTACAGACTTATTTGCAGGAACAGAGGAAGGCGGTATCTACCGGTCTTCTGATCAAGGCGATCATTGGATACAGGTCAATAATGGCCTGACCAATCTGCAAGTCACTTCTCTTGCAGCAAGCAATTCTGCAATCTATGCCGGTACTCTTGGAGGAGGTATATTTATGTCTGATAACAATGGAGAGAGCTGGCAGTCCTTAGACATGGGAGAGACCAGTAAAAATGTCAATTCCTTATCCATAAAGGAAACCAATGTTTTTGCAGGAACAGAGGAAGGGATATTTCTTTTTGACGGCACTGGCTGGAAGGCGGTTAATAATGGTCTGACCAATCATTATGTATATACTTTGATTGCAGATGATTCCTGTATTTATGCCGGAACCAACGGAGGAGGAGTATTTGTCTCTCTTGATGATGGGGAAAGCTGGAATAAAATCAATGAAGGATTGATGAACACTCATATCAGTTCTTTTGCCTCTCATAACAAGGAAGTTTATGCCGGCACCAGCGGCGCAGGTGTCTTCGTTTCTCAGGATGGGGGACTGAACTGGAAGGAAGCTGGAGCAGGATTAACTAATCCCTTTGTTTTTTCTCTTGCGATTAATGATACAGGTATTTTCGCAGGCACAAACGGCGGTGGAATCTTTTTATCCACAGATCAGGGAAAAACCTGGAATGAGATGAATTCCGGGCTTACCAATAAGTTTGTCTATTCTATTGCAATCAATGGCAATGATATCTTTGCTGGTACCTTTGGAGGCGGCATATTCCGTTCCAGTGATAATGGAAACAGCTGGGAAAGTGTTAACCAGGATATCACCAATTATTATATTAGCTCTCTTGCGGTAAGCGGCAAGGAACTTTATGCCGGCACTTTTGGCAGCGGAGTGTTCCGGTCATTTGACAATGGAGAAAACTGGGAGGAGGTTAACAATGGAATCACCAATGCCCAGATCTTTTCACTGACCGGCAATGAGTCCTTTATTCTGGCAGCTACACCGGGGGATGGTGTATTTCTATCTACAAACAAAGGAGACAGCTGGAAGCCGGTCAATTCAGGTTTAACCAGTGGAAATATCAATGCCCTTGCTGTCAGTAAATCAGCTGTTCTTGCAGGCACTTATGGTGGCGGTATGTATCATTCTTTTGATGAAGGGAAAAACTGGAGTGATTTCAATGCCGGTCTGGAGTCCATAGATGTTTATTCTATTTTAATCGGAGATAATAATGTATTAGCCGGAACCAGCGGAAAAGGTGTCTGGACACGGTCTGATAAATAA
- a CDS encoding DUF6870 family protein, with product MPSKEIPDDSEFRKEDLVDISSVQIDTNLPKEERIQSFLKQIKNPYLFRYGDMVIHSVFSETEVTLDERLKQYFRIESR from the coding sequence TTGCCCAGCAAAGAAATACCAGATGATTCAGAGTTTCGTAAAGAAGATCTTGTTGACATCAGTTCAGTTCAAATTGATACGAATCTGCCAAAGGAAGAACGAATCCAAAGCTTTTTAAAACAGATTAAAAATCCATACTTATTCCGTTATGGAGATATGGTAATTCATTCTGTTTTTTCAGAGACAGAGGTTACATTGGATGAGAGACTAAAACAATACTTTCGGATAGAAAGCAGGTAA